ACATTGTAGTAGTTATGGACTTAGggatttaacaaataaaatcgaaaaaaatggatcaataacatattataagcaAAACAATAACCGCGTGATTTCAGAAATCTAAGGATCAAACAAAATATCCGAACAGCCTTCAACTGCTGTTAGATGTCTGAAACTACCTATAAAACTCAATAATTCAGTTCTGATCATTAAACAATAACATGTTACGTGATAAAACAATATCTTTGAAAAATACTAGGTCCTACTTCTATATAGTGGATACACAAAGACCGTCGAACCTAACGTTTACGTGATAAATCATTAACTTCGAAAAATATTAGCTCCTACTCTATAAACTAAACAATGTACCACCAATATTGTGATTATTATGTAGGTGAAATTATGATACACATATACATTTTGCTACACCAACGCTGCAAAACGGTCAGGCTGTTCCGAGCTGCGATCTTTTGTGTAACATATGTGTAAGCTGTCTTTCATTTACGAAAAACTGGCTGACCAATTTTAAAGTGTTCTGCTCATATCTCGTTGGCATCACGTAAACGTGTCCGTCCTAAATTATAAAAGCTGTTCCAGATGCGACCAACATGTGAGACTTGCTGGTGGGTCGTTCCTGAAAGTTTCTTCTCATCTTCAAGGTCGTCTAATGCAGAGCTCTCATGGCGGCGAATGTGGTGACACTCGCATGCTTATATTGCTTGCTCGAGAAGATTAATACACTAAGCCGAGACGATTTACAGTGATTCAATATCCACGAAACAGAGATCACCTCATCGAGCAGTAACAAAACCGAGTACGACACATTTATTTAGAAATAGATTTTCAACGTCTTCTTTCAGCAATGCGAGGCGGTTCTCAAGAACGTGAGTCCTCTCCTAAATGCATGAAGGCAGGTATGGAGGAAAGGGTTCTTTCTTTAACACTTGGCATCGTTCTAAAGTTTCATCGCTTTGTCGTCTCTACGGATCTGTTGACTTAAGAACTGCATTGGTTTAAAAGAAGTTGTTAAATGTATTAGGATGTGTATTTTCATCTTTAAAGTTGCATTTGAATCAAAAAGGTATATACTTATACATTTTGgcaatttattttaaaccatTGCAACTCTTAAGATGAAAATACacaatattaaaatgaaaagttacattttaaaatacattttgaCAAGTTCTTTTAAACTAATGCaattttaagattaaaagatacattgttaaaatgaaaagatacatacttttatattttgacaattttaataaatcaaTACAACTcttaaaatagaaatacacaatttttcgACATTAATTGGGATTGCTAATATTAATAGATATGAACTAAGCAGCTTACAATTTTCAGCTTGGTTGGGTTGAAATTCAGAAGAGTACGCCATAAACTTAGTGTGAAAGAATCTGACTCAATCTAGCTTCGGTATCTCTCACTCTCTTTGTTAACTCTCGTGTGTTTAACTACTCTTAATCACTCGTGTGCAGGTCGCGATTCCAGAATACGATCAAGCAAAGTAaacgtaaaaaaatagaaagagacGACACAAGCAACGTTTTAGAGTTTCCTTTCACATCGGACACATCTCCTTCAGTATCGGAACCTGGTAATTCACTATGATGAGTGTTTACAGAAGCTTTCTCTCTAGAGCAACAATGACACTCTCTCTCGGAGGTTGTTATCCTCTGTTTCTCGTCTTCTTTTTATATAAGACGAGCTACACTCTTGGGTCTAACTCAATTGATCACTTGCGGCCCAACTAACTTCATCTTTGCTTTTGTCTTCAGGTTTCACGGACTGCAAGACCCAAGCCCACTGGACTAGGTCATGAGTCGAACACCACATCTCACACTTAGGTAGTTAAATGGTTtcaattattctatttttttcatgTCAATACTTGATACGTCAATGTTCATATATGTAGGTTCATCAATAAACATGAACTTAGTATGTCTGAAAACACAAATTTGTGAGAATTCATATTATTTGtagttgaattattttaaagAGAAGGTGTATTATGCATAGTTTTACTTTTGAAGTTATGATCTTGATTACCTTACActagtataatattttatgtgttCAAAACATGTCCATGATGGTTGATGGAAGTCTCACCATTAATATTTTAAGTGAAATATATCTGCATTTGCTTCCAATatgtaaacaaattaaaaaaatcatacttCAGAAAAGTAGTATCAATGttctataacatttttttttgtaaaatgtaaCACGTCCTTTTTCGTTTGTGTTTTGGGTTATATTATACAACTAGATTAAGATCTGCGTCTTGCgcggaataaacattatatatataaattattttatgtattatatgttcttacatattatgaaataataaatatatattgaataattaaaagtcagtaactattacatatataattaaattggtgtgaacgtataaatcaattttattaatccaaacatttttaaaaataaatttgataggatatgtaattaaatttaaatgatattaacatacatagtatatttttaatattaatgtctattttatttttttattttttttaaatgatgctttctactcatatgttttttttatcatgtgtatttttaatagcaaaaactttaaattactgataacaaattttttattgtgggattcataattttagtaattgataattttaaaaaatttatcaatgttagttcaaaacttttatcaaaaaaaattattcaaagtaaattttgaaactaaaatatttatttattcaatatggtttatagtttaatttagaatgatatatatacatatatattttaaatcttaatgattaattaaattatacttttacttatatgattttgtaatcatttgtattttgtcataacaaaaattttaaaccatggatcgcaaaatttgaatgtgaaacttttaacagttttagtaatttatagtcatttttaaaaattcaaaatataaaatatatagaaaaatgtaaatttttataatatggttattgtgttttttaaaaaaatattttaatagtttaaaattaaacaaatttgatagaagatacatttgttttatcagatctttattattcaaaatcattaattttcatatatactttacccacattaggcaattccgtaatatTTAtctaaggaaataataaatgacattaataatgaatttatggttagtttaataaaaagtttatatataattagatggaccaactcatttctctaataattctaagaatcatcttagtgatgacatgtgactacaaaaaaaagttgtaatatttcacaaataatatatatgggatTAACAGATGTATActaattaatcaaaacataaccACCATGATACAAAAAGAATCGCAAACAAACAAGCGACATGATCCTAATTACACACAGTAATTTTCAAAGTTGaatagcaaaaacaaaaaaaatgtaaaaataccaACGAATACCCAATCTTAACAAAATTTCTCCATGCTGTGTAATTCTCCACCTACATTTTAATTGAAAGCCATTAAAAAGGGTACAGTATATTAGCATCATGAAAAATGCACAATCGTAAGCAAGCATGTTGgtgtttcgaaaaaaaaaaaaaaaagagtagcaAGCATATAAATATATCAACGAACACAAAATCTAAATAAGATAGGATGTTAAATGAAAGATGTATAGCATCTGACAGTTTGGCCGAGTGGTCTAAGGCGCCAGATTTAGGCTCTGGTCCGAAAGGGCGTGGGTTCAAATCCCACAGCTGTCAacctttttgaaattttacttttgCTCCTTCTCTCAATTTAACCCACAGCTCGCCGGAGAGAATCGCAGAAAGGAAGTGCTGCTTCAATGGCGACGAGAACTCTGACGAACCGATTCGAATCTCGCTTTTTGATTCGCCTCCTCGAATCTCCGTCTCTGTTCACGAGCTCCAGATCCCTTCAAACCCTAGCCTACGAAGAAGTCAGAACCTCCTCCGGCGACCGGAAACACGAATCCACAGCTATCATCCTTCACGGCCTCCTCGGCTCGGGCCGTAACTGGCGATCGTTCTCTCGCTCTCTCGCGTCGTCTCTCTCCGTCTCCTCTCCCTCCGGTATACCCCCACCCTCTCTTTCTTTTGGATTTGTCGATTTCTTATcttgtttttttgtgtgtaaagaTTGGAAGATGATGCTCGTGGATCTGAGGAACCACGGGAGATCTACGGAGGTGGAAGGGATCAACCCGCCTCATGATCTTGTGAACTCGGCCAAGGATTTAGCTGATTTGGTGAAGGCGAGTGGGTGGAACTGGCCTGATGTGGTGATTGGCCATTCGTTAGGAGGCAAAGTCGCGCTGCAGTTCATGCAGAGCTGTGCTCGTGGTGATTATGGTCAATCTGCTTCTCCTCCTAAGCAGGTTTTGCATTCAAAGATGATCACTTTTTTGGAGTTCCTAATGATGTCACTCTTGATGTAAAGATGCTGCCTTTATTCGTTTGGTAGTTTTGTAATGGTGTTAGTCTCTTTGGTGCAGAACAGCTTTGGGTGTTAGACTCTGTCCCTGGGGAAGTCAAGGCTGAACAAAGTGATGGTGAAGTTGAGAAAGTTCTGATGACGTTGCAGAGTTTACCTTCTCCAATCCCTTCACGCAAGTAAAGTCTTAGTCTTTCCTCTCAACCCTTTGATTTAGCTTTTGCTGCGGGTGCGTGCATATGCTTGGGGAATGAATACGACGTTTGTGTAAATCAATGAAGCTCCTTTCAGCTTGCAATGTATGTAAATCTAACGTTATGCCACTCAAATACATTAATTTTGTGATTTCTAGGGGGCTCGTGGATCATATGGTGGAGCTTGGGTTTTCAAGATCGTTATCTGAGTGGATTGGCACCAATCTCAAGAGATCTGGAGACTCAGAGACATGGGCTTTTAATCTCGACGGAGCTGTTCAAATGTTCGAGTCTTACAGGTTTTCTTGCTCTCATCATAAGAGCCAAACCAATGATTCTAGTTCTGTCATGACCTTCCTTTTAACGACTTGTCGCTTGCCCATTGCAGGGAGACTTCGTACTGGTCTTTGCTAGAGAATCCGCCAAAAGAGACGGAGATTTCTTTTGTGATTGCTGAGAAGAGTGACCGATGGGACCAGGATACAACCACGCGGCTTGAAAGAATTGCTAAACAGAGACAGAGTGTCTCAGATGGGAAGGTAGCGACTCATGTTCTCCGTAACTCTGGCCATTGGGTCCACACAGACAATCCAAAGGGACTCCTAGAGATTGTGAGTTCCAACTTCTTGTCTACACAGAAGTAGACGATGCACCGTTCCAAAACTGCAGCAGTCTTTGATTGAGTtacctctcttctcttctcctgtATTCATATGCAGAAATAGCGAATTCAACCACACTATTTACATAATGCACTACGAAAAATCGTTTCTGATTTTAGATATGctatttgttattatatatatgcactTGTTTGTTATTTATGCATTGTATCCGATGTCTCTGATTTAGAGACGTGCTTTAGTTACATATTATGAATGGTATACCGGCCTTTGGTATCATTGGAGGAGGCGGATTCTTGTCAGACGTATTACGTATATAACAGTTTAAAAAAGATTACGCCCAGTACTCATGACTTAATTGATAGGTCTGAGTCTATTGCACCTATAGATTTTTCCGATATGGCCTCCTAGGTGAAATGAACTATTACCCAAGTCCAATCCCTCGATGGAAGCTCTCTAGTgtggattcttttttttttcctttgtagAACTGAATAAAATGCTCACATCTACCATTGTAAAAGGTTAGACTATAGTGGCTGTTCGGGTTCTTGGGTATTTCAAATTTTCAGGTATTTCGGTGTAAAGTTATAAAACTCGTTCGGATATTTCTATACTTCGAATCGGATTCAGGTATTTGTAGTTCGGATTGGGTtcgaatatttagattttgaaaaaaaaaacatttcttatatttaaaagtatACTTTAAACTtaactgatttttattttttaatagattaaatgactaatatatttggagataaaattatatgtatattaagaCACTAATTTGGTTGTTGTTTTGGAATTTTAGATGCAGTTTTTGTtaatgtataaaacaaaaagtttgatatgcattttaagtgagtagcaaaaaattttgtttgtaattatatgtaatattatgggaaaattgctaaaaaaataactaatctCAGCTATTGTCCCCTTagaataaaatcatttttttgtcaCTTTTGGACATTGATTACCcttacattttataaaaattcatatcaatatattggaaaaccaaaaaaataataaaaaatacaaaacataatatttttatgcaTTTGCGGttgagaaaaataattttatggtgAAATTATTTTGGGAAGAgccattttaaaattaatctaaAAGCATCAGTAAACCAAATCTACTTTCTACGATGATTTAGAATTTGAAATCCACCAAAAACACAATAATCTACTAGACTTAGAATACGCAATATAACAAATATTCATCCATCTACTACCGTAGAATACTCAATCTGCATATCTTTCTATCTTCTGAAATATAGAAAGATCAAATCATCTAAACATTAACCATATGGCTATCTTTTTCGAATATGCATTCTTCCTTATTCTCTTTCATCTACTATCCGTAGTATATAATATCtatgctttcatttattttctaAGTAAGAATAATGTGTTTTCTGCCAGATTTTTAACTAATATCCGGAAATTTAGCTAAAAgcgcttacaaaatattttgaaatttttttaaatttttttagtttcctttttaaaccTTCtaccaaaaataaacaaacttcttcttctttcctctacgtttttcttcttttcttttttcttttttactttatGTTGTGAAGCATAGGAGGAACTGCTACCATCATTACTATCTCTCAAACCTATAATATCGTAGCCATTAAGGTGGAAATTTTCGGATATGGAAGATCAATGGCATTATGTCAAATATAAACACAGCATTAGAAATTTGTACTCTATTCATGTTCGACTCTGTTCTTGACCATGTTTTCAATGGGTACTTGTGAGCTAAGAAACAAACTGTGTGGCGTTCCCATCGACACTTGTTTCTTTGAGTCTTTATTATTGTGAGAAAGACCCCTGAAGAGATAATCAATAAAACaagtatttttaagagtgagaTATAGCCCCAATGGTTGTAGTAAAACTTGTGCTGGACGTATGATCCGAGAAATGCAGTAACAAGCAACTTTTCCCCACACGTGTGACCTGtgtacacacacacacacatttatAAGCACAAATCCTAATTCAGATTGCAAAAACAGGCACTAGAGAAGATTCTCAGTTTAAAAAGTCGAACACTTAGTGAGTAATTTATTATGACTTCATATAAAGGAGGAGACTTACCGCTATCACTGATGAGATAATCGTAATGACTCCATGGTAATCATAATCTTAACGAGCTCCTGCAGGCGCAACCGCCAGTGGAGAAGATAATCGTAATGACTCCAtggtaaaaataaaacttaaaatttgttttaaattaatttgtttgggaaaatttataattacatAATTAGAGGTTTAGAATGGAATTAACATTAAGATTTATTCTAAGTGGACAAAAAGTAGTAAACTGGTTCTAAGGGGACGATACataagttcttttgttcctttttGGCAAAATTCCCTAATATTATCTAATGTTAAAATATGTGTagcatcaatataaatatttcaaataagatgagaaaaatataaagttaagtatacatatgttcgtgttataaatcatgtagtgtattgccattaaccaggtcCGGACcgagaccggcccaatacctagaagatggagagatggccgaagcctagagagaggagagagagagccgacttccgGAGAGAGAATggcggccacaaagcttggagaaaaggaaactctttccttttcctagtagatgtaatctttccattattatgtattagtagttttcctaattcTAGTGAGTTTAgatttttggatactttccatttatcttcatcttgtaatccttatataaaagaacccccttgatcattaataataacagaGAAATATTCAGACTCTAAAACTCCctatttacaacacgttatcagcacgatagactccaaaacccaGAGACAAAACCTAATCTAAAATCCGttacacataaaccctaaatcaggtgcaacttaaaatcgatctatctctcaaaacctgaggaaccagacgacgatccacatatcaaattgaagctttTGACGATACGAATCCATCATCAAAAACCGTTTGTCGATCCGATCTaagacgcgcccacactcgcagaaacaatactcAGCGCCGTCTTGGTCTTTTGAAATCCTAatcccgaagaaccctaaattgttcttgcttgcgtTCCGGCTTGCAAACTCTGATCAAGCTCAACTCCGATCAAGCTCAGCTTCAGGCGTTCCCTGTCCGTGATCAACGTCCTCAGCCTCAGCTCAGCTTACGTCCAGCTCAGACCAAATCCCCGACCAGACGCAACCGTCCGCGAGAAGAAACAAGCTCGCGATAGCTCTCGGCAACGCGGCCCGATAGGAGCCGTCCCGCGTCCGTTCGTCTCTgatctttggtggtccggttcagaCCTGCAAAAACAAAGGTACAGACTTAATCTGAGAACATGAATCGAacctggttgttttgtaaagattgaaaccctaaaagataatctctaaaactaaaagccatAGGTTAAATAGATCAATCTCATATgcgtaaatcgaagctctataagttcgatctaaacctaaaaacgagattgatccattgatcaattaaaatcagaaccttaaaggtttttgaatctcaaatcaaatccccttgatcaaagatcaaaattttcaaaattctctaaaaccctaattttggaaaatcggtttttaattttgatttgaaacttgagtatttgattgatcgcctagagctatgattagaatttttttaaaacttgaatctgaatcttgtttaaactaaaaccctaatctcaaatttaaaatcctaaagaccttgaaaccttaaactttaaagattgaaagtttaatattgttttgaatgagagttaggttgctagagtgcttgattctaaaatctaatattaccaaccttgaaattggtaaaACTTAATAGAAATGCAACTAAAAAATAGAATTGAATGCATCTAGATCTCGTTTTgtatatggccgtgtggcctaataCATTGTTCATacttgcggccttgtgcccttgattgattaaaagccgtgtggcttagtgAATATCAAAGTGACTGTGTGGCCTAGTATCCGGATGGTTATATAAACTGGATtgcatcatgatccgatccttaagatcgttgtatcttATAATGGCCGTGAGGTATAAGCATCACAATGCAAAGCCGTATGGCCTAAGTATCATAgagagacttatgaaatcatatgcactgattatttTGAATTGATTGCATTCTAAATCAATgaattgattgataatatgatttcagatgccgAGATTTGATCTCATGGATTATGCCATTCTAAATCTCtttggagataattatctagaatgggCAATGAAAACTTCAGTTACCCTGAAATCAAGAGGACTCGGAAGGAGTATCATTCAGGGTGATTATGCAACTGAAAGTGAAAAGTTAAGAGCCATTACAATAATGTGtcatcatctcactgaggaactgagaaatcagtatatacatataaagaatCCTTGTGACCTTTGGACATAATTAAAGTCCAGATACACTATGGTATTATTACCAAAGGTCAAACATGAATGGATGAGTCTCAGATTCCAAGACTTTGAGACAGTGGCCGAGTTTCACTTTGCCTTGTCCTGGGTCGTGTACAACCTGAGATTATGTGGAGAAGAGGTAAGAGATAATGATTGTCTATTCAAGacatactccacattccatccagaaGATTTGTTGTCAAAACATATCTATATAGAAAGAGGTTCTACCACTTACAATGACCTGATCTCTTACCTAACAGTGATTGAGAATGACAAGGTACTAAAGAAAAGCAGTGAGATGAAATATCCTGAGGAAATAGATCAAGATG
The window above is part of the Brassica napus cultivar Da-Ae chromosome C8, Da-Ae, whole genome shotgun sequence genome. Proteins encoded here:
- the LOC106367821 gene encoding protein ABHD11 — its product is MATRTLTNRFESRFLIRLLESPSLFTSSRSLQTLAYEEVRTSSGDRKHESTAIILHGLLGSGRNWRSFSRSLASSLSVSSPSDWKMMLVDLRNHGRSTEVEGINPPHDLVNSAKDLADLVKASGWNWPDVVIGHSLGGKVALQFMQSCARGDYGQSASPPKQLWVLDSVPGEVKAEQSDGEVEKVLMTLQSLPSPIPSRKGLVDHMVELGFSRSLSEWIGTNLKRSGDSETWAFNLDGAVQMFESYRETSYWSLLENPPKETEISFVIAEKSDRWDQDTTTRLERIAKQRQSVSDGKVATHVLRNSGHWVHTDNPKGLLEIVSSNFLSTQK